One window from the genome of Streptomyces sp. WZ-12 encodes:
- a CDS encoding glycerol-3-phosphate responsive antiterminator produces MAAALAELLEEHPVVASVVDESGLQAVLRSDCRIVFLLYGSVLDLPDIVQRLKDDGRVVLVNVDLLDGFAGKEVVVRYVKERTAADGILSSKAFMVRAARELGLFAVHRFFLIDSLSYHNLAPQVRRSQPDCVEILPGCMPRVISWVVADIGVPLIAGGLVCDRDDVFAALKAGACAIASSNRDVWAM; encoded by the coding sequence ATGGCTGCTGCCCTTGCAGAGCTACTGGAAGAGCATCCGGTCGTCGCCAGCGTGGTGGACGAGTCCGGGTTGCAGGCGGTGCTGCGTTCCGATTGCCGCATCGTGTTCCTGCTCTACGGCTCGGTTCTCGACCTCCCGGACATCGTGCAGCGTCTCAAGGACGATGGGCGCGTCGTCTTGGTGAACGTCGATCTGCTCGATGGTTTCGCCGGGAAAGAGGTGGTCGTGCGGTACGTCAAGGAGCGGACGGCCGCCGATGGGATCCTCAGCTCCAAGGCGTTTATGGTGCGGGCCGCTCGCGAGCTGGGATTGTTCGCGGTGCACCGCTTCTTCCTCATCGACTCGCTCTCGTACCACAATCTCGCGCCGCAGGTGCGTAGGTCGCAGCCGGACTGTGTGGAGATCCTGCCCGGCTGTATGCCGCGGGTCATCTCCTGGGTGGTGGCGGACATCGGTGTGCCGCTCATCGCCGGCGGGCTGGTCTGTGATCGCGACGATGTGTTCGCGGCCCTGAAGGCGGGTGCGTGCGCGATCGCCTCGTCGAATCGGGACGTCTGGGCCATGTGA
- a CDS encoding MFS transporter encodes MSGGIIFQVAYIRFVFLGPTTEALRLSAQDYGNIISVFGAVAVFMYFLGGWFADRFEPRTLITVALAGTGAADLYLAQAPGYWGALAAHVVMAVMGMGLYWPALVKAIGMLGSSSEQGRLFGFLEGTRGVTSTVVGFAGTAIVAMAVAQSAGVIWLIRLYGVLCFVFAALTWLFVKSDAGRLAELGSSSVTLRQLWRAVRNKYTWLIGITAMLMYCFYTTLGYFSPLLENRFGMAAGLIGVIGVIRTYVFQFVAGPAGGVVVDKVTKSSPRLLRWMFVGSAAVALVFLVLPHQPAYKWGALGLMFLLCLFVFTSRGVYFATVGEVEIPKNERGGVIGLASGIAFLPDAFLPSLCAWWIGDPTATPAVPEQGGGYTTLFVFLLAMALLGVLVTTLTTRARARTWPPAPPPPPGPSHGPRDRLSRPPPSS; translated from the coding sequence ATGTCCGGCGGGATCATCTTCCAGGTCGCTTACATTCGCTTTGTGTTCCTCGGGCCCACTACCGAGGCACTACGGTTGTCGGCGCAGGACTACGGCAACATCATTTCGGTGTTCGGCGCCGTTGCGGTGTTCATGTACTTTCTCGGCGGCTGGTTCGCCGACCGGTTCGAGCCGCGAACGCTGATCACCGTGGCGCTGGCCGGAACCGGCGCCGCTGATCTGTACCTCGCGCAGGCACCCGGATATTGGGGTGCGCTGGCCGCCCATGTGGTGATGGCCGTGATGGGGATGGGTCTGTACTGGCCGGCGCTCGTCAAGGCGATCGGAATGCTCGGGAGCTCTTCCGAGCAGGGGCGTCTCTTCGGGTTTTTGGAAGGGACGCGTGGCGTCACCTCCACCGTGGTGGGGTTCGCCGGAACCGCTATCGTCGCGATGGCTGTGGCGCAGTCGGCGGGCGTCATCTGGCTGATCCGGCTCTACGGTGTGCTGTGTTTCGTCTTCGCCGCGCTGACGTGGCTCTTTGTGAAGAGTGACGCGGGGAGGCTCGCTGAACTCGGCTCGTCGTCGGTGACGTTGCGTCAGTTGTGGCGGGCGGTGCGGAACAAGTACACGTGGCTCATCGGCATCACCGCCATGCTGATGTACTGCTTCTACACGACGCTCGGCTATTTCTCGCCGCTGCTGGAAAACCGCTTCGGCATGGCCGCCGGGCTCATCGGTGTCATCGGCGTGATCCGCACCTACGTCTTCCAGTTCGTCGCGGGCCCCGCGGGTGGTGTCGTCGTCGACAAGGTCACCAAGTCCTCGCCGCGCCTTCTGCGTTGGATGTTCGTCGGCAGCGCCGCCGTTGCCCTGGTCTTCTTGGTGCTGCCGCACCAGCCCGCCTACAAGTGGGGGGCGCTGGGGTTGATGTTCCTGCTCTGCCTGTTCGTGTTCACCAGCCGGGGTGTCTACTTCGCGACGGTCGGTGAGGTGGAGATCCCCAAGAACGAGCGGGGCGGTGTCATCGGACTGGCCTCTGGTATCGCGTTCCTGCCCGATGCGTTCCTGCCCTCGCTGTGCGCCTGGTGGATCGGCGACCCCACCGCGACGCCCGCCGTGCCGGAGCAGGGCGGCGGCTACACGACGCTGTTCGTCTTCCTGCTGGCGATGGCACTGCTGGGGGTCTTGGTGACGACCCTGACCACGCGGGCCCGCGCCCGGACCTGGCCTCCCGCCCCGCCCCCCCCCCCCGGCCCCTCCCACGGTCCCCGCGACCGCCTGAGCCGCCCCCCCCCCTCTTCCTGA
- a CDS encoding alanine/glycine:cation symporter family protein, translating to MENLDTLIVSVSDHLWTWLLIPLVIGAGLYFTIRSKAVQLRLLPETFRVLREKTSPRADGRKQVSAFGAFTISAAARVGTGNIAGVATAITLGGAGAVFWMWAMAIIGAASAFVESALAQLYKVRGATGTYRGGPAYYMQRALGKRWLGVLFAVVITATFGFVFNAVQANTITTVVGGSLPEADGSWFGPATGLLLAALLGLAVFGGVRRLSSVTSVLVPVMAIVYLLLGLAVVLLNITEFPRVIADIVGGAFGLRELAAGGIGAAIQQGIRRGMFSNEAGLGSAPNAGAAAEVSHPVKQGLVQSLGVFFDTLLVCTMTAFIVLVTNPELAGRQGADLTQNALSGTLGSWAGHVLTAVVFLLAFSSMIGNYYYGETNIQFITRKRWVLSSYRTLVLAAVVLGSLGSVSIVWNLADVSMGIMALINLLAIIPLSGIAFRLLEDYLAQRRAGLDPLFTRDRLPGLKGIQCWDPPRTPSNPQLSLVGTSQPSTQQL from the coding sequence ATGGAGAACCTGGACACACTGATCGTTTCCGTGAGCGATCACCTATGGACCTGGCTGCTGATCCCCCTGGTGATCGGCGCCGGTCTGTACTTCACGATCCGATCCAAGGCCGTGCAGCTTCGCCTGCTGCCCGAGACCTTCCGGGTGCTCAGGGAGAAGACCTCCCCGCGCGCTGACGGCCGTAAGCAGGTGTCCGCCTTCGGCGCCTTCACCATCTCGGCGGCCGCCCGGGTCGGGACCGGCAACATCGCCGGTGTGGCCACCGCGATCACCCTCGGTGGAGCAGGGGCCGTCTTCTGGATGTGGGCGATGGCGATCATCGGCGCCGCCTCCGCCTTCGTGGAGTCGGCCCTCGCCCAGCTCTACAAGGTGCGCGGCGCCACCGGAACCTACCGGGGCGGCCCGGCCTACTACATGCAGCGGGCCCTCGGGAAGCGCTGGCTCGGCGTCCTGTTCGCCGTGGTCATCACCGCCACCTTCGGCTTCGTCTTCAACGCCGTCCAGGCCAACACCATCACCACCGTGGTCGGCGGCTCGCTGCCGGAAGCCGACGGTTCCTGGTTCGGCCCGGCCACCGGCCTCCTGCTGGCCGCCCTGCTGGGCCTGGCCGTCTTCGGCGGGGTCCGCCGACTCTCCTCCGTAACCAGCGTGCTCGTCCCAGTGATGGCCATCGTCTACCTGCTCCTCGGTCTGGCCGTGGTGCTGCTGAACATCACCGAGTTCCCCCGCGTCATCGCAGACATCGTCGGCGGCGCATTCGGCCTGCGCGAGCTCGCCGCCGGCGGGATCGGCGCGGCCATCCAACAGGGCATCCGGCGCGGCATGTTCTCCAACGAGGCCGGCCTGGGCTCGGCCCCCAACGCAGGCGCCGCCGCCGAGGTCTCCCACCCGGTCAAGCAGGGCCTCGTCCAGTCCCTGGGCGTCTTCTTCGACACCCTCCTGGTGTGCACGATGACCGCCTTCATCGTCCTGGTCACCAACCCCGAACTCGCCGGCCGGCAGGGCGCCGACCTCACCCAGAACGCGCTGAGCGGCACCCTCGGCTCCTGGGCCGGCCACGTGCTCACCGCCGTGGTCTTCTTGCTCGCCTTCAGCTCGATGATCGGGAACTACTACTACGGCGAGACCAACATCCAATTCATCACCCGCAAGCGCTGGGTGCTCTCCTCCTACCGGACACTGGTCCTGGCCGCAGTGGTGCTCGGCTCGCTGGGCTCCGTCTCGATCGTCTGGAACCTCGCCGACGTCTCCATGGGCATCATGGCCCTGATCAACCTGCTCGCCATCATTCCCCTCTCCGGCATCGCCTTCCGGCTCCTGGAGGACTACCTCGCCCAGCGCCGGGCCGGCCTGGACCCCCTCTTCACCCGGGACCGCCTGCCCGGCCTCAAGGGCATCCAGTGCTGGGA